A window from Flavobacterium sp. 83 encodes these proteins:
- the gap gene encoding type I glyceraldehyde-3-phosphate dehydrogenase, with the protein MKTRIAINGFGRIGRNLFRLLLNHPTIEVVAINDIADTKTMAHLVKYDSIHGVLPFTVSPDEKGFSVDENHFLFFHEKNISNLDWKSLDIDYVIESTGKHHTFEEINTHILAGAKKVILSAPSEVDTIKTVVLGVNENILNGTETIISNASCTTNNAAPMMKVIDELCGIEQAYITTIHSYTTDQSLHDQPHKDLRRARGASQSIVPTTTGAAKALTKIFTKLQGKIGGCGIRVPVPDGSLTDITFNVKRAVSIEEINTAFKNASQTNLKGILDYTEDPIVSVDIIGNRNSCLFDAQLTSVIDKMVKVVGWYDNEIGYSSRIIDLILLIDSKKK; encoded by the coding sequence TTGAAAACAAGAATTGCCATAAATGGTTTTGGAAGAATTGGTAGGAATTTATTCCGATTACTTTTAAACCATCCTACTATTGAAGTCGTTGCTATAAATGATATTGCTGATACAAAAACTATGGCGCATTTAGTGAAATACGATAGTATCCACGGTGTTTTGCCGTTTACAGTAAGTCCTGATGAAAAAGGTTTTTCTGTAGATGAAAACCATTTCTTGTTTTTTCACGAAAAAAATATTTCAAATCTAGATTGGAAAAGTTTAGACATCGATTATGTCATTGAGTCTACTGGAAAGCACCATACTTTTGAAGAAATAAATACCCACATTTTGGCTGGAGCCAAAAAAGTAATTCTTTCTGCACCCTCAGAAGTAGATACCATAAAAACGGTTGTTCTGGGTGTGAATGAAAATATTCTCAACGGTACTGAAACCATTATATCTAACGCCAGTTGTACAACGAATAATGCAGCACCGATGATGAAGGTTATTGATGAACTTTGTGGTATTGAGCAAGCCTATATTACCACAATCCACTCTTATACTACAGATCAAAGTTTACACGACCAACCACACAAGGATTTACGCAGAGCACGAGGTGCAAGTCAGTCGATTGTTCCTACAACTACTGGAGCAGCTAAGGCATTAACAAAAATTTTCACTAAATTGCAAGGAAAAATTGGTGGATGCGGTATTAGAGTCCCGGTTCCTGATGGTTCCTTGACGGACATTACGTTCAATGTAAAACGAGCTGTGTCTATAGAAGAAATAAATACTGCGTTCAAAAATGCATCGCAAACTAACTTAAAAGGAATTCTTGATTACACTGAAGATCCTATTGTTTCAGTAGATATTATTGGGAACAGAAACTCTTGTCTTTTTGATGCACAACTGACATCAGTGATTGACAAAATGGTTAAAGTAGTAGGTTGGTATGATAATGAAATAGGATATTCCTCAAGAATTATAGATCTAATTCTTTTGATAGACAGTAAAAAAAAGTAA
- a CDS encoding purine-nucleoside phosphorylase, translated as MWEQVQQTVNFIKERIDITPEYGVILGSGLGSFTNEMKVEFTLPYNEIPNFPVSTVEGHKGALVFGTIGDKKVVAMQGRFHFYEGYSMKEVTFPVRVMKFLGVEKLIVSNASGGVNPNYKVGSIVMITDHINMTPEHPLRGKNEERFGPRFVNMSEPYSRKMIAKATELAKELNIEVHEGIYLGLQGPTFETLAEYKMVKILGADCVGMSTVPEVIVARHMDLETFGVSVITDMGNAESIGTISHNEVLEAAKNAEPKVRSLIKELILNY; from the coding sequence ATGTGGGAACAAGTACAGCAAACTGTTAATTTTATTAAAGAAAGAATCGATATTACTCCAGAATACGGGGTGATTTTAGGATCGGGTTTAGGAAGTTTCACTAACGAAATGAAAGTGGAATTTACATTGCCCTATAATGAAATTCCAAATTTCCCTGTGTCAACTGTTGAAGGTCATAAAGGAGCATTAGTTTTTGGTACAATAGGGGATAAAAAAGTAGTTGCTATGCAAGGACGATTTCATTTTTATGAAGGATATTCCATGAAAGAAGTGACTTTCCCAGTGCGGGTAATGAAGTTTTTAGGAGTCGAGAAGCTAATTGTTTCTAATGCATCCGGAGGAGTAAATCCAAATTATAAAGTGGGTTCCATTGTCATGATTACAGATCATATCAATATGACACCGGAACATCCTTTGCGAGGCAAAAATGAGGAGCGTTTTGGTCCTCGTTTTGTAAATATGAGTGAACCGTATTCCAGAAAAATGATTGCTAAAGCGACTGAGTTAGCAAAAGAATTAAATATTGAGGTTCATGAAGGGATTTATCTAGGATTACAAGGCCCTACTTTTGAAACTTTGGCGGAGTATAAAATGGTGAAAATTCTTGGAGCTGATTGTGTTGGTATGTCTACTGTTCCAGAAGTAATCGTAGCGCGCCATATGGATTTAGAAACATTTGGAGTTTCGGTAATTACTGATATGGGAAATGCAGAAAGTATTGGGACTATTTCGCACAATGAAGTTCTGGAAGCTGCTAAAAATGCAGAGCCAAAAGTGAGAAGTCTGATTAAAGAATTGATTTTAAACTATTAA
- the lpxK gene encoding tetraacyldisaccharide 4'-kinase → MNLLRKLLFPFAILYGLITSIRNFLFNKGILKSYSFDLPIIAVGNLSVGGTGKTPQIEYLIRLLSDKYKVATLSRGYKRQSTGFILAEATSNAAIIGDEPFQFYKKFATIQVAVDVDRKNGIEQLLSLPEKPEVILLDDAFQHRKVKAGLYILLTSYGDLYSDDFMLPTGNLRESSSGAKRANVIIVTKCPSNLSPDEQNEIKNKLKLSINQELYFTYIDYDDCIYSENRKIKVDEIRVFDKVLVAGIAKPEPFFNYLKNINDACLSFPDHHDFTDKDILEIKNAAQNKIVITTEKDYVRLKGSLPNDQLFYLPIKSSFISGSDNFDKNILNYVGTSTANC, encoded by the coding sequence ATGAATTTACTTCGAAAATTACTGTTTCCATTTGCCATTTTATATGGCTTGATAACGAGTATTCGGAATTTTCTTTTCAATAAAGGGATTTTAAAATCCTATTCTTTTGATTTGCCTATTATTGCCGTTGGAAACCTTAGTGTTGGCGGAACTGGAAAGACACCACAAATTGAATATTTGATTCGGTTGCTTTCGGATAAATATAAAGTTGCAACTTTGAGCAGAGGTTACAAAAGACAATCTACCGGTTTTATTTTGGCGGAAGCCACTTCAAATGCTGCAATTATTGGCGATGAACCTTTTCAGTTTTATAAAAAATTCGCAACTATTCAAGTTGCGGTTGATGTTGATAGAAAAAACGGAATAGAACAATTGCTTTCTCTTCCAGAAAAACCAGAAGTTATTTTGTTAGATGATGCTTTTCAACATCGAAAAGTTAAAGCAGGTTTGTATATTTTACTGACTTCGTACGGTGATTTGTATTCCGATGATTTTATGTTGCCAACAGGAAATTTGAGGGAGAGTAGCAGTGGAGCGAAAAGAGCGAATGTGATTATTGTTACAAAATGTCCTTCTAACCTTTCGCCAGATGAACAAAATGAAATCAAAAACAAATTAAAGCTGTCGATAAATCAAGAATTGTATTTTACGTACATCGATTATGACGATTGTATTTATTCTGAAAACAGAAAGATTAAAGTCGACGAAATAAGAGTTTTTGATAAAGTGTTAGTTGCCGGAATTGCAAAGCCCGAACCGTTTTTTAACTATTTGAAAAACATAAATGATGCCTGTTTGTCTTTTCCAGACCATCATGATTTTACTGATAAAGACATTTTAGAAATTAAAAATGCAGCTCAGAACAAGATTGTTATTACTACCGAGAAAGATTATGTACGATTGAAAGGAAGTTTGCCAAACGATCAACTTTTTTATCTTCCCATAAAAAGTTCATTTATTTCAGGAAGTGACAATTTTGATAAAAACATTTTAAATTATGTGGGAACAAGTACAGCAAACTGTTAA
- a CDS encoding ATP-binding protein gives MKHLFIFIFFLNSALYSQASEETDSIVYYSNLSKSSIINNKYRNALLYTQKAINYSKEIRDSQAQANQTYNLGKIYFDVQKYNDAIENFHKSISLYKNLKPTSSLAYCYYYLGVCYVQKANYTDAEICFNETQKLFNALKINDTAKTLELQRGLIKKATGNSEGASTIFKTIIANPDSPSILNSKAEALYQIGTIEALKNRYNLALNYLNKALELTEKNKNLEQKSSILLALSNVYEKMLDKNNAYSYLKQHLNLKESISILNNERLGIDDYEKFKESQRLKELTQQKNEDKQQEKANKFSKLISILAIALISILSLLSLSLYKNNIIRTQANLMLKEKNKELEIAKEKAERASNARSEFLSTVSHELRTPLNAINGITHLLLEEKPKKSQMNYLSSLKFSGDYLTKFINEILEINKIDSNKLEIEYINFNLKQLLGNIKNSLKELACENNNKFNLEIDSAIPDYLIGDPTKLSQVIMNLINNALKFTKNGTVTVLAKLHAVNDKNATLYFEVSDTGIGIPFDKLESVFDSFSQGSIEINRKYGGTGLGLTIVKKLIKILGGKINLNSEVGKESSFSFELQFEKGTEAIKKQEKIKTYDASLLKNKKILLVEDNKINQMITEKMLRNKGILCETIDNGEDAIERAKNNTYDLILMDVHLPGINGTIATEEIRKFDTKTPVIALTAISLDENREILLSYGMNDVVTKPFIPEDFYAVIAKNV, from the coding sequence ATGAAACACCTTTTCATTTTTATCTTTTTTTTAAATTCGGCCCTGTATTCTCAAGCCAGCGAGGAAACAGATAGTATTGTGTATTACAGCAACCTGAGCAAATCAAGTATCATAAATAATAAATATAGAAATGCTCTTTTATACACACAAAAAGCAATAAACTATTCTAAGGAGATACGTGACAGCCAAGCTCAGGCAAATCAAACATATAACTTAGGGAAAATTTATTTTGATGTACAAAAATACAACGATGCCATTGAAAATTTTCATAAAAGCATCTCACTATATAAAAATTTAAAACCAACATCCTCATTAGCCTACTGCTATTACTATCTTGGAGTATGTTATGTTCAAAAAGCAAATTATACTGATGCTGAAATATGTTTCAATGAAACACAAAAGCTATTTAATGCGCTAAAAATCAACGATACTGCTAAAACACTAGAACTTCAAAGAGGACTAATTAAAAAAGCTACGGGAAATTCAGAAGGAGCATCCACAATTTTCAAAACCATAATTGCAAATCCAGACAGCCCGTCAATATTAAATTCCAAAGCAGAAGCTTTATATCAAATAGGAACAATTGAAGCATTAAAAAACAGGTATAATTTAGCTTTAAACTATCTGAACAAAGCATTAGAACTAACTGAAAAAAATAAAAATTTAGAACAAAAATCTTCTATTTTATTGGCATTAAGTAATGTTTATGAAAAAATGCTGGATAAAAATAATGCCTATTCTTATTTAAAACAGCACCTTAATCTAAAAGAAAGTATTTCTATTTTAAATAATGAAAGACTCGGTATAGATGATTACGAAAAATTTAAAGAATCACAACGATTAAAAGAACTGACACAACAAAAGAATGAAGACAAACAGCAAGAAAAAGCAAATAAGTTTTCTAAACTAATTAGTATTCTTGCAATTGCATTAATTTCTATTTTATCCTTATTAAGCTTGTCTTTGTATAAAAACAATATTATTAGAACACAAGCAAATCTAATGTTGAAAGAGAAAAACAAAGAATTAGAAATTGCTAAAGAGAAAGCAGAAAGAGCTTCTAATGCCCGTTCTGAATTTTTATCGACAGTTAGCCATGAACTTCGAACACCGCTCAATGCTATAAATGGAATAACTCATTTATTATTAGAAGAAAAGCCTAAAAAATCCCAAATGAACTATTTGTCTTCCTTAAAATTTTCTGGAGATTATCTGACAAAGTTTATAAATGAAATTCTGGAAATTAATAAAATCGATTCTAATAAGCTGGAAATTGAATACATCAACTTTAATCTTAAACAATTATTAGGCAATATAAAGAACTCTTTAAAAGAATTAGCTTGTGAGAATAATAACAAATTTAATCTTGAAATTGATTCTGCAATTCCTGATTATTTGATTGGTGATCCTACAAAATTATCTCAAGTAATAATGAATTTGATCAACAATGCTTTAAAATTTACAAAAAACGGTACTGTTACTGTACTGGCCAAACTTCATGCTGTAAATGATAAAAATGCAACATTATATTTTGAAGTAAGTGATACCGGAATAGGGATTCCTTTTGATAAACTAGAAAGTGTTTTTGACAGTTTTTCACAAGGTTCCATAGAAATCAATCGCAAATATGGCGGAACGGGTTTGGGGCTTACAATTGTAAAAAAATTGATAAAAATTCTAGGAGGAAAAATAAACCTGAATAGCGAAGTAGGAAAAGAATCTTCATTTTCATTCGAATTACAATTTGAGAAAGGTACTGAAGCAATCAAAAAGCAAGAAAAAATTAAAACGTATGATGCTTCTTTGTTGAAAAATAAAAAAATACTTTTAGTGGAAGACAATAAAATCAATCAAATGATTACAGAGAAAATGCTTCGTAATAAAGGAATCTTATGTGAAACTATTGATAATGGTGAAGATGCGATAGAAAGAGCTAAAAACAATACATATGATTTAATTCTCATGGATGTTCATCTTCCGGGAATAAATGGCACTATAGCCACCGAAGAAATTAGAAAATTTGACACTAAAACGCCTGTTATTGCCTTAACAGCCATCTCATTGGACGAAAACAGGGAAATATTATTATCCTATGGCATGAATGATGTTGTTACAAAACCATTCATACCAGAAGATTTCTATGCCGTAATTGCTAAAAACGTATAG